The nucleotide sequence GAACCGATAAACGGTGGCGCTACAATTTTAAATTATAACTTTGATTATGATAGAGAAGGTCTGCATAGAAAAGGCGGAGTCTCGTTTACAGGTCAATTTGGTGAAAGTTTGGAAACCGGACAAATGATTTATTTTTCTTTTCCGTTTGAATCAATAGAAAATGAAATTAACAGAAATAAATTAATGAGATTGGTTTTAGAATATTTCAATTTAAAAATAACAGATGCTGATAAAGAAATAGCCGTAAAAAACGAATTTAAGTTGCAGCAAAATTTCCCGAATCCGTTTAATCCAACAACAACAATTGAATATAATATTCATGCAAACGCGAGAGACGAAATGCAAAACGTTGAATTAAATATTTATGATGTTCTTGGAAGAAAAGTCGGTGTTTTGGTTAATCAAAAACAAAAGTCCGGAAATTATAAAATTGAATTTGACGCAAGTAATTTTTCAAGCGGAGTTTATCTTTACCGATTAAAAACCGGTAATTTTATTCAAACAAAAAAAATGATTCTTATAAAATAAAGTAACGTAATGAAAATATTTAATAAAATTTTATTAATAATCTTAATTATTAATTTTCCGCAATTATTTGCTCAAAGTGAGTTATCTTTTAATAAAAAAATAATTGGAGAAAATTATTTTAATAGTAGAAAATTAGTTTTAGATATCCAGGAGAATGGAATTACGAAGTACATTTTTGAAAAGGAACTTTTACCTTATCAGTCAATTCCTCAGGTATATTTAATAGACTCCGCAAAATTCTGTTTGACTTTTCCAAGTGATGGTTCGATTGAGTTTTATCAAAATAAAATAATGACTAATAAATATTTTTTCTACAAATCGCACCCAAAAAATGAACAAACTTTACACTTTGCTAATAATAGTTTTGAGTCCGCGATTTTATTTTCTGAAAATCAAAAAAACAAAATATTTATTTTTGATTTAGTTGGAAATTTAAAGGATTCAATAATTGCTGAAGATGGAATAATTTCTGGATTTACCATTTCTAACAAGAATAATTTTATTGCGTATTCATTTTATAATTGGGAAACCGAAGATATAAATAATAAATCAATTATATTTGATAGAAAGAACGATAAAATACTTGAGACCGAAGAAAAATTTTGGTGCGGAAAATTTAATTCTGATGATAATAATTTTTTAGGCTTCACAAATAAAAATTCATTTTGCTATAATATTTCAACCAAAAAACTTCTTTGGAAATCTGATTTAGCTAATGATGAGATTTACTTGGACGGAATTTGGTATAATAATAATACGTTGTTAATTAAAGCCGAAGCTCCCGAATTGAAAGATGGAAATTGGATTTATAACAAAGCTAATATTTTATCTATAAACAGTAACGGCGATGAAAATATAATTCAAATTGTTAATTCATCATTTTCAAAAATTAACTTTGAAAAAGCCCAAAACAAGATATTGCTTAAAGCTGATGAAAGATTAGTTGAATTAGAAAAATTAATTATTGACTGATTTTTAATCCTTTTTCATTGTAAAAAGTCTGTGAAACTAACGAATCTTGGGAAAAAATCTTTTCAAATTTCAATAAACCATTTTTCTGATATTCATAAAATTTACCGTCCATTTTTCCGTCTTTGAACATTCCGTAATTTCTTACTTTACCGTCTTCAAAAAATTTAGTACTTATTCCGTTGAGTAAATTATCTTTATAAACAAATTCCGATTCAATATTTCCGCTATCAAAATAAATATACTGCTTTCCATCTAACTTATCATCAAGGTAATTCAATTTAATTTCCAGAATATTATTCGATTTATAGAAATAAGATTCGCCGTTTAATTTATCATTACTATATTTTAATTTGGCTGAAATAACGCCCAAAGTATCATATTCATAAGTAATTCCGTCTTTATCTCCGTACATATAATTTACTTCTTTAAAGATAACGCCGTTTTCATAATAGTAAGTGCAAAGTGAATCGAGTTTTTCATCCCTGTAATTTAACACTGCTTTGATAAAGCCGCCCGGATAATAATATTTATTTATTCCGCTAATTTTACCTTCTTTAAAATTCAGTTCGGATTTTAAAGTGCCGTCTTCATAAAATTCTGTAAAGCTTTCTTCAAGTTTTTCAAATTTACCAACAATATCATATCTGACACGTTTTACTATTTGTCCGTTATTGTAAGTGTCAATTACTTTTATTGATTTATCGGGATAATAAAAATAAGAAGTTCCATCAAGAACTCCGTTTTTATAGTTTGCGTCTAGCGCTACGCCGCCATAATTATTATAAACTTTACTAATTCCTTCAAGTTTACCGTTAACATAATTTCTTTCCACTTCCAGCTTTCCGTTTTCAAAAAATAATTTGGAAATGCCGTTTAACTTGCCGTTTTCATACTGCCAAATACCTTGAATTGCTCCGCTTTTATAGAATGTTTTTGTAAAACCCTGCTGAACATTGTTTTCATAATGTGGAATTGACCAGATTTCTCCCGTTTCGTAATACCAAGTCGCGTCGCCTTCGAGTTTTCCGTTAACGTAATTCCAAATCATGCTTAACGAGCCATCCATAAAATACCAATTGGAAATTCCTTCTTCCTTTCCATCGATAAATTTCCATTCTTTCCATAGCGAGCCCGTATCATAAAATTCTTTATAAGTCCCATTTTTTTTGCCGTTTACATAAACGCCTTCACTTTCAAGTTTCCCATTTGGGTAATAAGTTTTCTTAATTTCACTTGATTGCGAAAATGCGAACGAGG is from Ignavibacteriota bacterium and encodes:
- a CDS encoding toxin-antitoxin system YwqK family antitoxin, with amino-acid sequence MLNKIIPLLILLSSFAFSQSSEIKKTYYPNGKLESEGVYVNGKKNGTYKEFYDTGSLWKEWKFIDGKEEGISNWYFMDGSLSMIWNYVNGKLEGDATWYYETGEIWSIPHYENNVQQGFTKTFYKSGAIQGIWQYENGKLNGISKLFFENGKLEVERNYVNGKLEGISKVYNNYGGVALDANYKNGVLDGTSYFYYPDKSIKVIDTYNNGQIVKRVRYDIVGKFEKLEESFTEFYEDGTLKSELNFKEGKISGINKYYYPGGFIKAVLNYRDEKLDSLCTYYYENGVIFKEVNYMYGDKDGITYEYDTLGVISAKLKYSNDKLNGESYFYKSNNILEIKLNYLDDKLDGKQYIYFDSGNIESEFVYKDNLLNGISTKFFEDGKVRNYGMFKDGKMDGKFYEYQKNGLLKFEKIFSQDSLVSQTFYNEKGLKISQ